A genome region from Setaria italica strain Yugu1 chromosome III, Setaria_italica_v2.0, whole genome shotgun sequence includes the following:
- the LOC101767419 gene encoding protein BREAST CANCER SUSCEPTIBILITY 1 homolog isoform X2, whose translation MADAGSLEKMGRELKCPICLSLLSSAVSITCNHIFCNGCLMESMKSASSCPVCKVPFRRREIRPAPHMDNLVSVFKSMEVAAGTSIVATPLAPSPKVADGSQCGGNSGSKPKSSRKKKVASKKKNNTSKAAAASASCPTTKPSISMNKRIHVTLFPECETPTRPKKIMKPEEQKTKLNGDAEEDKNKTLNSDRPESPSLSPFFWLRGEEQEEGGTAGSLSEPLSLDTPLRHNAPTFSDIMDSDDEIPNNVTPNSKAEVSEIFDSEIFEWSQRPCSPELRSTPLKKQGKLKKILDQITETDDVEDMNLGGSFDKLDHESNAAQLVNGAEIKKRKSARARTKKNSKLPDCGKLCTKGCDAVHQVTDIPVSITTMPGQKNSGKKESNTSSGRSKVSCNSSRFLCSSDKSMETFPPQENSLEIEASENQLSERSHKNDKDSRRKLERTGNSALKTAENKSEQTSKRIRRISHGAVADEIRVISVAENKTESPQHHTLIKGCTRHKHLDGRSKQSMESNIGPNTPSPLPGRCQFNEAIRTVPSVKNFLVKNGSVKSIEQSDYSETIRSARNAVLQKCEEKAPMASCAFCQSDDITEESGKMVHYHNGKEVPAEFNGGTGVIHSHKNCLEWAPDVYFKDDSVFNLTTELARSRRIKCACCGIKGAALGCFDMSCRKSFHFTCAKLIPECRWDDENFVMLCPLHQSSKLPIETSESKKKSQRRLTPKGSAQVRPCQVYGNKWTWPSGSPQKWVLCCSALSPAEKGIVSEFAKIAGVPISTSWNPSVTHVIASTDLSGACKRTLKFLMAILNGKWVVSIDWVKTCMEHMEPVDEVRFEVTTDVHGTREGPKLGRQRVINKQPKLFASIHLYLHGDYTQSYRGYLQDLVVAAGGTVLQRKPVSRDQQKLLDDSSLILIVYSVENQDKGNPKSKDGVDTGRSQADAQALACASGGKVVSSAWIIDSISACNLQPL comes from the exons ATGGCGGACGCGGGGAGCCTCGAGAAGATGGGCCGGGAGCTCAAGTGCCCCATAtg CTTGAGTCTGCTGAGTTCGGCGGTGTCCATCACCTGCAACCACATCTTCTGCAA CGGCTGCCTGATGGAGTCCATGAAATCTGCTTCCAGCTGCCCGGTGTGCAAGGTCCCATTCCGCCGAAGAG AAATACGGCCGGCGCCCCACATGGACAATTTGGTGTCTGTTTTCAAAAGTATGGAAGTTGCAGCCGGTACTAGTATTGTGGCAACACCTCTGGCTCCTTCACCCAAGGTTGCAG ATGGATCACAATGTGGTGGGAACAGTGGCAGCAAGCCTAAAAGCTCGCGGAAAAAGAAGGTAGcatcaaagaagaaaaacaatacATCGAAGGCTGCTGCAGCTTCTGCATCTTGTCCTACTACAAAGCCTTCAATCTCCATGAACAAAAGAATACACGTGACGCTATTCCCTGAATGTGAGACGCCAACAAGGCCCAAAAAGATTATGAAGCCTGAAGAGCAAAAAACTAAGCTGAATGGTGATGCTGAAGAGGACAAAAATAAAACATTGAATTCTGATAGACCAGAAAGCCCTTCATTGTCACCatttttttggctgaggggaGAAGAGCAAGAAGAAGGTGGCACTGCTGGAAGTTTAAGTGAACCACTATCATTGGACACACCCTTGCGTCACAATGCACCTACCTTCAGCGATATCATGGATTCTGATGATGAAATACCTAATAATGTGACTCCTAAT AGCAAAGCTGAGGTTTCAGAGATATTTGACAGTGAAATCTTTGAATGGAGTCAAAGACCTTGCTCCCCTGAGCTGCGATCTACTCCGCTGAAAAAACAG GGTAAATTGAAGAAAATTCTAGATCAAATCACAGAGACAGATGATGTTGAGGACATGAATCTTGGTGGTTCATTTGATAAATTGGATCATGAAAGTAATGCCGCTCAGCTTGTCAATGGTGCAGAAATTAAGAAGAGAAAGTCAGCAAGAGCTAGGACCAAGAAGAATTCAAAACTGCCTGATTGCGGTAAGCTATGTACAAAAGGATGTGATGCTGTTCACCAAGTTACAGATATCCCTGTAAGTATCACCACAATGCCAGGCCAGAAGAACAGCGGTAAAAAGGAGAGCAATACTTCGAGTGGAAGAAGCAAGGTCTCTTGCAACAGCAGTAGATTTCTTTGCTCCAGTGATAAATCTATGGAGACATTTCCCCCCCAAGAAAATAGTTTGGAGATTGAAGCATCTGAAAACCAGCTTTCAGAAAGATCCCATAAAAATGATAAAGACAGTCGACGAAAACTTGAAAGAACAGGGAATAGTGCATTGAAGACTGCAGAGAACAAATCTGAACAAACAAGTAAGCGGATCAGAAGAATTTCTCATGGTGCTGTAGCTGACGAGATAAGAGTTATCTCAGTGGCTGAAAATAAAACAGAATCACCGCAGCATCACACTCTCATAAAAGGCTGCACCCGGCATAAACACTTGGATGGTAGAAGTAAACAAAGCATGGAATCAAACATTGGTCCAAATACACCAAGCCCTTTACCTGGGAGATGCCAATTTAATGAGGCCATACGCACAGTTCCTTCAGTAAAGAATTTCTTGGTTAAGAATGGTAGTGTAAAATCTATTGAACAATCAGATTACTCAGAAACTATCAGATCTGCACGCAATGCTGTCCTGCAGAAATGTGAGGAAAAAGCTCCTATGGCTTCCTGTGCTTTCTGCCAGTCTGATGATATCACAGAG GAGTCTGGCAAGATGGTTCACTACCATAACGGGAAAGAAGTGCCTGCAGAATTTAATGGAGGGACTGGTGTAATACATTCCCACAAAAACTGCCTGGAGTG GGCTCCTGATGTCTACTTCAAAGATGACTCTGTGTTTAATCTTACAACTGAGTTGGCTAGAAGTAGAAGGATCAAATGTGCTTGCTGTGGAATTAAAGGTGCTGCACTTGGATGCTTTGACATGAGTTGTCGAAAAAGCTTCCACTTCACCTGTGCTAAATTGATCCCAGAATGCAGATGGGATGAT GAAAACTTTGTGATGTTATGCCCTTTGCACCAATCTTCAAAGTTGCCAATAGAAACTTCTGAGTCGAAAAAGAAGTCTCAAAGGAGACTAACACCAAAAGG GTCAGCTCAAGTAAGACCTTGTCAAGTTTATGGTAATAAATGGACATGGCCATCTGGATCACCACAGAAGTGGGTTCTCTGCTGTTCAGCCCTTTCTCCTGCAGAAAAG GGTATTGTATCAGAATTTGCAAAAATAGCTGGTGTGCCAATCTCAACAAGTTGGAATCCCAGTGTTACTCATGTTATTGCATCAACCGACCTGTCTGGTGCTTGCAAGCGCACACTTAAGTTTCTGATGGCAATCCTGAATGGCAAATGGGTTGTCTCCATAGACT GGGTTAAAACTTGCATGGAACATATGGAACCTGTTGATGAAGTGAGATTTGAAGTTACCACTGATGTACATGGGACTAGAGAGGGTCCCAAGTTAGGCAGACAAAGAGTTATCAACAAG CAACCTAAATTATTTGCCAGCATTCATCTCTACCTCCATGGAGATTACACCCAGTCCTACAGGGGCTACCTGCAAGACCTTGTGGTTGCAGCCGGTGGAACTGTCCTTCAGAGGAAGCCTGTGTCAAGAGATCAGCAGAAGTTGCTTGATGACAGTTCCCTTATCCTCATTGTCTACAGCGTTGAGAATCAAGACAAGGGTAATCCAAAATCCAAGGATGGCGTCGATACTGGTCGTAGCCAAGCTGATGCTCAGGCTCTGGCCTGCGCCTCTGGTGGCAAAGTTGTGAGCAGCGCATGGATCATTGACTCCATTTCAGCTTGCAACCTTCAACCCCTTTAA
- the LOC101767419 gene encoding protein BREAST CANCER SUSCEPTIBILITY 1 homolog isoform X1, which produces MADAGSLEKMGRELKCPICLSLLSSAVSITCNHIFCNGCLMESMKSASSCPVCKVPFRRREIRPAPHMDNLVSVFKSMEVAAGTSIVATPLAPSPKVADGSQCGGNSGSKPKSSRKKKVASKKKNNTSKAAAASASCPTTKPSISMNKRIHVTLFPECETPTRPKKIMKPEEQKTKLNGDAEEDKNKTLNSDRPESPSLSPFFWLRGEEQEEGGTAGSLSEPLSLDTPLRHNAPTFSDIMDSDDEIPNNVTPNVSSSEHFFCIFLVSWLNFVHTILLHVLQSKAEVSEIFDSEIFEWSQRPCSPELRSTPLKKQGKLKKILDQITETDDVEDMNLGGSFDKLDHESNAAQLVNGAEIKKRKSARARTKKNSKLPDCGKLCTKGCDAVHQVTDIPVSITTMPGQKNSGKKESNTSSGRSKVSCNSSRFLCSSDKSMETFPPQENSLEIEASENQLSERSHKNDKDSRRKLERTGNSALKTAENKSEQTSKRIRRISHGAVADEIRVISVAENKTESPQHHTLIKGCTRHKHLDGRSKQSMESNIGPNTPSPLPGRCQFNEAIRTVPSVKNFLVKNGSVKSIEQSDYSETIRSARNAVLQKCEEKAPMASCAFCQSDDITEESGKMVHYHNGKEVPAEFNGGTGVIHSHKNCLEWAPDVYFKDDSVFNLTTELARSRRIKCACCGIKGAALGCFDMSCRKSFHFTCAKLIPECRWDDENFVMLCPLHQSSKLPIETSESKKKSQRRLTPKGSAQVRPCQVYGNKWTWPSGSPQKWVLCCSALSPAEKGIVSEFAKIAGVPISTSWNPSVTHVIASTDLSGACKRTLKFLMAILNGKWVVSIDWVKTCMEHMEPVDEVRFEVTTDVHGTREGPKLGRQRVINKQPKLFASIHLYLHGDYTQSYRGYLQDLVVAAGGTVLQRKPVSRDQQKLLDDSSLILIVYSVENQDKGNPKSKDGVDTGRSQADAQALACASGGKVVSSAWIIDSISACNLQPL; this is translated from the exons ATGGCGGACGCGGGGAGCCTCGAGAAGATGGGCCGGGAGCTCAAGTGCCCCATAtg CTTGAGTCTGCTGAGTTCGGCGGTGTCCATCACCTGCAACCACATCTTCTGCAA CGGCTGCCTGATGGAGTCCATGAAATCTGCTTCCAGCTGCCCGGTGTGCAAGGTCCCATTCCGCCGAAGAG AAATACGGCCGGCGCCCCACATGGACAATTTGGTGTCTGTTTTCAAAAGTATGGAAGTTGCAGCCGGTACTAGTATTGTGGCAACACCTCTGGCTCCTTCACCCAAGGTTGCAG ATGGATCACAATGTGGTGGGAACAGTGGCAGCAAGCCTAAAAGCTCGCGGAAAAAGAAGGTAGcatcaaagaagaaaaacaatacATCGAAGGCTGCTGCAGCTTCTGCATCTTGTCCTACTACAAAGCCTTCAATCTCCATGAACAAAAGAATACACGTGACGCTATTCCCTGAATGTGAGACGCCAACAAGGCCCAAAAAGATTATGAAGCCTGAAGAGCAAAAAACTAAGCTGAATGGTGATGCTGAAGAGGACAAAAATAAAACATTGAATTCTGATAGACCAGAAAGCCCTTCATTGTCACCatttttttggctgaggggaGAAGAGCAAGAAGAAGGTGGCACTGCTGGAAGTTTAAGTGAACCACTATCATTGGACACACCCTTGCGTCACAATGCACCTACCTTCAGCGATATCATGGATTCTGATGATGAAATACCTAATAATGTGACTCCTAATGTAAGTTCTTCTGagcattttttttgcatttttttagtTTCCTGGTTGAACTTTGTGCATACCATTTTGTTACATGTGTTGCAGAGCAAAGCTGAGGTTTCAGAGATATTTGACAGTGAAATCTTTGAATGGAGTCAAAGACCTTGCTCCCCTGAGCTGCGATCTACTCCGCTGAAAAAACAG GGTAAATTGAAGAAAATTCTAGATCAAATCACAGAGACAGATGATGTTGAGGACATGAATCTTGGTGGTTCATTTGATAAATTGGATCATGAAAGTAATGCCGCTCAGCTTGTCAATGGTGCAGAAATTAAGAAGAGAAAGTCAGCAAGAGCTAGGACCAAGAAGAATTCAAAACTGCCTGATTGCGGTAAGCTATGTACAAAAGGATGTGATGCTGTTCACCAAGTTACAGATATCCCTGTAAGTATCACCACAATGCCAGGCCAGAAGAACAGCGGTAAAAAGGAGAGCAATACTTCGAGTGGAAGAAGCAAGGTCTCTTGCAACAGCAGTAGATTTCTTTGCTCCAGTGATAAATCTATGGAGACATTTCCCCCCCAAGAAAATAGTTTGGAGATTGAAGCATCTGAAAACCAGCTTTCAGAAAGATCCCATAAAAATGATAAAGACAGTCGACGAAAACTTGAAAGAACAGGGAATAGTGCATTGAAGACTGCAGAGAACAAATCTGAACAAACAAGTAAGCGGATCAGAAGAATTTCTCATGGTGCTGTAGCTGACGAGATAAGAGTTATCTCAGTGGCTGAAAATAAAACAGAATCACCGCAGCATCACACTCTCATAAAAGGCTGCACCCGGCATAAACACTTGGATGGTAGAAGTAAACAAAGCATGGAATCAAACATTGGTCCAAATACACCAAGCCCTTTACCTGGGAGATGCCAATTTAATGAGGCCATACGCACAGTTCCTTCAGTAAAGAATTTCTTGGTTAAGAATGGTAGTGTAAAATCTATTGAACAATCAGATTACTCAGAAACTATCAGATCTGCACGCAATGCTGTCCTGCAGAAATGTGAGGAAAAAGCTCCTATGGCTTCCTGTGCTTTCTGCCAGTCTGATGATATCACAGAG GAGTCTGGCAAGATGGTTCACTACCATAACGGGAAAGAAGTGCCTGCAGAATTTAATGGAGGGACTGGTGTAATACATTCCCACAAAAACTGCCTGGAGTG GGCTCCTGATGTCTACTTCAAAGATGACTCTGTGTTTAATCTTACAACTGAGTTGGCTAGAAGTAGAAGGATCAAATGTGCTTGCTGTGGAATTAAAGGTGCTGCACTTGGATGCTTTGACATGAGTTGTCGAAAAAGCTTCCACTTCACCTGTGCTAAATTGATCCCAGAATGCAGATGGGATGAT GAAAACTTTGTGATGTTATGCCCTTTGCACCAATCTTCAAAGTTGCCAATAGAAACTTCTGAGTCGAAAAAGAAGTCTCAAAGGAGACTAACACCAAAAGG GTCAGCTCAAGTAAGACCTTGTCAAGTTTATGGTAATAAATGGACATGGCCATCTGGATCACCACAGAAGTGGGTTCTCTGCTGTTCAGCCCTTTCTCCTGCAGAAAAG GGTATTGTATCAGAATTTGCAAAAATAGCTGGTGTGCCAATCTCAACAAGTTGGAATCCCAGTGTTACTCATGTTATTGCATCAACCGACCTGTCTGGTGCTTGCAAGCGCACACTTAAGTTTCTGATGGCAATCCTGAATGGCAAATGGGTTGTCTCCATAGACT GGGTTAAAACTTGCATGGAACATATGGAACCTGTTGATGAAGTGAGATTTGAAGTTACCACTGATGTACATGGGACTAGAGAGGGTCCCAAGTTAGGCAGACAAAGAGTTATCAACAAG CAACCTAAATTATTTGCCAGCATTCATCTCTACCTCCATGGAGATTACACCCAGTCCTACAGGGGCTACCTGCAAGACCTTGTGGTTGCAGCCGGTGGAACTGTCCTTCAGAGGAAGCCTGTGTCAAGAGATCAGCAGAAGTTGCTTGATGACAGTTCCCTTATCCTCATTGTCTACAGCGTTGAGAATCAAGACAAGGGTAATCCAAAATCCAAGGATGGCGTCGATACTGGTCGTAGCCAAGCTGATGCTCAGGCTCTGGCCTGCGCCTCTGGTGGCAAAGTTGTGAGCAGCGCATGGATCATTGACTCCATTTCAGCTTGCAACCTTCAACCCCTTTAA